The following are encoded together in the Xanthomonas sacchari genome:
- a CDS encoding ABC transporter permease subunit, which produces MSGARGGMGAVLRWAVLGAGFAFLYLPILLLMVYSFNASKLATVWAGFSTKWYGELLRDRQILQAAWISLKVAFWTATASMVIGTLAAMAMTRFRRFPSKSLFGALVTAPLVMPEVIIGLSIMMMLVSMGGVLGIPPKGVMAIWAAHVTFTLSFVTVVVSSRLQELDRSLEEAAMDLGANRLKVFFLITVPIIAPALVSGWLLAFTLSLDDVVIANFVAGPDSTTLPMTVFSSVRMGLKPKINALATLMVLAVSIAAFVGWWLMARSEKRRQRDIQLAQQQVG; this is translated from the coding sequence ATGAGCGGCGCGCGCGGCGGCATGGGCGCGGTGCTGCGCTGGGCGGTGCTGGGCGCCGGCTTCGCCTTCCTGTACCTGCCGATCCTGCTGCTGATGGTGTATTCGTTCAACGCTTCCAAGCTGGCGACGGTGTGGGCCGGCTTCTCCACCAAGTGGTACGGCGAGCTGCTGCGCGACCGGCAGATCCTGCAGGCAGCGTGGATCAGCCTGAAGGTGGCGTTCTGGACCGCCACCGCGTCGATGGTGATCGGCACGCTGGCGGCGATGGCGATGACCCGCTTCCGCCGCTTTCCCAGCAAGAGCCTGTTCGGCGCCTTGGTGACCGCGCCGCTGGTGATGCCGGAAGTGATCATCGGCCTGTCGATCATGATGATGCTGGTGTCGATGGGCGGCGTGCTCGGCATCCCGCCCAAGGGCGTGATGGCGATCTGGGCGGCGCACGTCACCTTCACCCTGTCCTTCGTCACCGTGGTGGTGTCCTCGCGCCTGCAGGAGCTGGACCGCTCGCTGGAAGAGGCGGCGATGGACCTGGGCGCCAACCGGCTGAAGGTGTTCTTCCTGATCACCGTGCCGATCATCGCGCCGGCGCTGGTGTCGGGCTGGCTGCTGGCGTTCACCCTGTCGCTGGACGACGTGGTGATCGCCAACTTCGTCGCCGGCCCGGATTCGACCACGCTGCCAATGACCGTGTTCTCCTCGGTGCGTATGGGCCTGAAGCCCAAGATCAACGCCCTGGCCACGCTGATGGTGCTGGCGGTCTCGATCGCCGCGTTCGTCGGCTGGTGGCTGATGGCGCGCAGCGAGAAGCGCCGCCAGCGCGATATCCAGCTTGCCCAGCAGCAGGTTGGTTAA
- a CDS encoding ABC transporter permease subunit — protein sequence MSAPVVPVPPEPTPRRRLPQRVRLRSLPAMRWLVIAAPYLWLLLFFAIPFLIVLRISFAEQAIRSPPYSALLEFRDGVLTLKLTLQNYLALLRDHQYIEAYWGSIKIAGISTVLTLLIGYPMAYAIARLSPSARNIAMMLVVLPSWTSFLIRVYAWIGILDSNGVLNRALLALGVIDAPLHILYTPVAAYIGIVYCYLPFMVLPLYATLVKLDQRLLEAAYDLGAPPWKAFLTVTLPLSRPGIVAGCMLVMIPAVGEFVIPEMLGGPDTLMIGRVLWGEFFNNRDWPTASAVAIAMLALLMVPILIFNRYQQRQLEGGQA from the coding sequence ATGAGCGCGCCCGTCGTGCCGGTGCCGCCCGAGCCGACGCCGCGGCGGCGTCTGCCGCAACGCGTGCGCCTGCGCTCGCTGCCGGCCATGCGCTGGCTGGTGATCGCCGCGCCTTACCTGTGGCTGCTGCTGTTCTTCGCGATCCCGTTCCTGATCGTGCTGCGCATCTCCTTCGCCGAGCAGGCGATCCGCAGCCCGCCGTACAGCGCACTGCTGGAGTTCCGCGACGGCGTGCTGACGCTGAAGCTGACCCTGCAGAACTACCTGGCGCTGCTGCGCGACCATCAGTACATCGAGGCCTACTGGGGCTCGATCAAGATCGCCGGCATCTCTACCGTGCTGACCCTGCTGATCGGCTACCCGATGGCCTACGCGATCGCGCGGCTGTCGCCGTCGGCGCGCAACATCGCGATGATGCTGGTGGTGCTGCCGTCGTGGACCTCGTTCCTGATCCGCGTCTACGCCTGGATCGGCATCCTCGACAGCAACGGCGTACTCAACCGCGCGCTGCTGGCGCTGGGCGTTATCGATGCGCCGCTGCACATCCTGTACACCCCGGTCGCCGCCTACATCGGCATCGTCTACTGCTACCTGCCGTTCATGGTGTTGCCGCTGTACGCGACCCTGGTCAAGCTCGACCAGCGCCTGCTCGAGGCCGCCTACGATCTCGGCGCGCCGCCGTGGAAGGCGTTCCTGACCGTGACCCTGCCGCTGTCGCGGCCGGGCATCGTCGCCGGGTGCATGCTGGTGATGATCCCGGCGGTGGGCGAGTTCGTGATCCCGGAGATGCTCGGCGGCCCGGACACACTGATGATCGGCCGCGTGCTGTGGGGCGAGTTCTTCAACAACCGCGACTGGCCGACCGCCTCGGCGGTGGCGATCGCGATGCTGGCATTGCTGATGGTGCCGATCCTGATCTTCAATCGCTACCAGCAGCGCCAGCTCGAAGGTGGGCAGGCATGA